A genomic stretch from Setaria italica strain Yugu1 chromosome VII, Setaria_italica_v2.0, whole genome shotgun sequence includes:
- the LOC101757772 gene encoding probable calcium-binding protein CML17 yields the protein MHCRAHTVSAMPPSSPLVKLPLLPRGLLSYLPASILPSSGRESTITPTTSSPSTPPQPAPPSPKKMSSSPGQQQQAGSGGGKADSAELARVFELFDKNGDGRITREELEESLGKLGMSVPGDELASMIARIDANGDGCVDVEEFGELYRAIMAGDGGRAGGEGAGAGEEGAGGEDADEDMREAFRVFDANGDGYITVDELGAVLSSLGLKQGRTAEECRRMIGRVDRDGDGRVDFHEFRQMMRAGGLATLG from the coding sequence ATGCACTGCCGAGCCCACACGGTGTCCGCCATGCCACCGTCCTCCCCTCTCGTCAAGCTCCCCCTCCTGCCGCGCGGCCTCCTTTCCTACCTCCCCGCCTCCATCCTTCCGAGTAGTGGCCGCGAGAGCACCATCACGCCCACCACCAGCTCaccctcgacgccgccgcagcccgcgccgccgtctcccaaGAAGATGTCGTCCTCGCCgggacagcagcagcaggcggggagcgggggcggcAAGGCCGACTCGGCGGAGCTGGCGCGCGTGTTCGAGCTGTTCGACAAGAACGGCGACGGGCGCATCACGcgggaggagctggaggagtcGCTGGGCAAGCTGGGGATGTCCGTGCCGGGCGACGAGCTCGCGTCCATGATCGCGCGCATCGACGCCAACGGCGACGGGTGCGTGGACGTGGAGGAGTTCGGCGAGCTCTACCGCGCCATCATGGCCGGCGACGGTGGCAGGGCCGGCGGtgagggcgccggcgccggggaggagggagccggcggcgaggatgcgGACGAGGACATGCGGGAGGCGTTCCGCGTGTTCGACGCCAACGGCGACGGGTACATCACGGTGGACGAGCTCGGCGCGGTGCTGTCGTCGCTGGGGCTGAAGCAGGGCCGCACCGCGGAGGAGTGCCGGCGCATGATCGGCCGCGTcgaccgcgacggcgacggcagggTCGACTTCCACGAGTTCCGCCAGATGATGCGCGCCGGCGGGCTCGCCACGCTCGGGTGA
- the LOC101758185 gene encoding uncharacterized CRM domain-containing protein At3g25440, chloroplastic — protein sequence MASRLFLLRQTTRALRRQTSRSRPFPPSSDGGNVASSRGTLELLAPPVSSPSYTFHKVFNQDSGCFSWLQSYNLQAYHCIHTSRSVSSENQATVEPQQSPGAAVSVDNSGEPKPKRKKLKGKRAVTRFLKSLRWKKKREIQRMTAEEKILYKLKLAQKKEERLLAALKKIEPEDPSEPTHDPEVLTPEEHFYFLKMGQKSKNYVPVGRRGIYQGVILNMHLHWKKHQTLQVIVKTFTPDEVKEIATELARLSGGIVLDIQDGNTIIMYRGKNYVQPPPEIMSPKVTLPRKKALDKSKYKEKLRAVRRYIPRLEQELEDLHAQMKLAGVHKGGVGKYVASVSHNANSMAAREESSISVHKKTVSDLLSESVEGSKRLEDESSEVEDVSASESMSFSESEDLSDIFETESEEQEEDNKERPLYLDRLDKFPSENNDNEPDDFEEHLRKIASLSDKTDSPSKELKVSELDEIDKIFLRASSLLKKR from the exons ATGGCCagccgcctcttcctcctccggcagaCAACAAGGGCTTTGCGGCGTCAGACATCACGATCCCGCCCGTTTCCCCCTTCGTCTGACGGTGGGAACGTGGCGTCTTCCCGCGGGACGCTGGAACTGCTCGCGCCTCCGGTCAGCTCGCCATC TTATACTTTCCACAAGGTTTTCAACCAAGATTCTGGGTGCTTCAGTTGGCTGCAAAGTTATAATCTTCAAGCCTACCATTGTATCCATACAAGTCGATCAGTTAGTAGTGAAAATCAGGCTACTGTGGAGCCTCAACAAAGTCCAGGAGCAGCTGTATCAGTTGATAATTCTGGTGAACCAAAACCGAAGAGGAAAAAGCTGAAAGGAAAGAGGGCAGTAACAAGATTTTTGAAATCCTTgagatggaaaaagaaaagggagattCAGAGAATGACTGCAGAGGAGAAGATTTTGTACAAACTGAAGCTA GCTCAAAAGAAGGAAGAGCGGCTTCTTGCAGCACTGAAAAAAATTGAACCAGAAGATCCGTCAGAACCTACACACGATCCCGAGGTGCTTACACCTGAAGAACACTTCTATTTCCTCAAGATGGGCCAAAAATCTAAAAACTATGTGCCTGTTGGAAGACGTGGAATTTACCAGGGAGTGATCTTGAACATGCACTTGCATTGGAAAAAGCACCAAACTCTCCAGGTAATTGTGAAGACATTCACACCAGATGAGGTCAAGGAAATTGCCACGGAGTTAGCCAGACTAAGTGGTGGGATTGTGCTTGACATTCAAGATGGGAACACAATTATTATGTACAGAGGGAAAAACTATGTGCAGCCACCACCAGAAATCATGTCTCCAAAAGTTACACTCCCTAGAAAAAAG GCACTGGATAAATCCAAATATAAAGAAAAGCTCAGAGCTGTTAGGCGGTACATTCCCAGGCTTGAGCAGGAGCTTGAAGATCTTCATGCGCAGATGAAGTTAGCTGGAGTGCATAAAGGAGGTGTAGGGAAATATGTTGCTTCAGTTTCACATAATGCAAACAGTATGGCAGCGAGAGAAGAATCTTCTATCTCAGTTCACAAAAAAACTGTATCTGATCTCCTGTCAGAAAGTGTCGAGGGGTCCAAGAGGTTAGAGGATGAAAGTTCTGAGGTTGAAGATGTCTCAGCTTCAGAGTCTATGTCATTTTCTGAGTCTGAGGATCTCTCTGACATTTTTGAGACAGAATCAGAGGAGCAGGAAGAAGACAACAAGGAACGCCCCTTATATCTGGATAGGCTGGATAAGTTTCCCTCAGAAAATAATGATAATGAACCAGATGATTTTGAGGAGCATCTACGGAAGATTGCTTCACTTTCTGATAAGACTGATTCACCTTCAAAGGAACTGAAAGTGTCAGAGCTTGACGAGATTGATAAAATCTTTCTGAGAGCTAGTTCACTATTAAAGAAAAGGTGA
- the LOC101758592 gene encoding B-box zinc finger protein 24, with protein sequence MRIQCDACEGAAATVVCCADEAALCARCDVEIHAANKLASKHQRLPLDGEGAAGDLPRCDVCQEKPAFIFCVEDRALFCRDCDEPIHVPGTLSGNHQRYLATGIRVGFSSVCGAGAGAGAEGLPPPKGSSNSKPAATAGAAKTPPVVKDAQPQEVPSSPFLPPSGWAVEDLLQLSDYESSDKDSPLGFKELEWFADIDLFHGHAPAKTTTAEVPELFASPQPATNAGFYKATGARQSKKPRVQLPDDEDDFFIVPDLG encoded by the exons ATGAGGATCCAGTGCGACGCGtgcgagggcgcggcggccacGGTGGTGTGCTGCGCGGACGAGGCGGCGCTGTGCGCGCGCTGCGACGTCGAGATCCACGCCGCCAACAAGCTGGCCAGCAAGCACCAGCGGCTCCCTCTCGACGGCGAAGGCGCCGCGGGGGACCTCCCGCGCTGCGACGTCTGCCAGGAGAAGCCGGCCTTCATCTTCTGCGTCGAGGACAGGGCGCTCTTCTGCCGCGACTGCGACGAGCCCATCCACGTCCCGGGGACGCTCTCGGGGAACCACCAGCGCTACCTCGCCACCGGCATCCGCGTCGGCTTCAGCTCCGtctgcggcgccggcgcaggagcCGGAGCGGAAGGCCTCCCGCCGCCCAAGggcagctccaactccaagccCGCGGCCACCGCGGGGGCGGCCAAGACACCACCGGTCGTCAAGGACGCGCAGCCGCAGGAGGTGCCGTCGTCACCGTTCCTGCCGCCGTCCGGATGGGCCGTCGAGGACCTCCTGCAGCTCTCCGACTACGAATCCAGCGACAAG GACTCGCCTCTTGGGTTCAAGGAGCTGGAGTGGTTCGCGGACATCGACCTGTTCCACGGCCACGCGCCGGCCAAGACCACGACGGCGGAGGTCCCCGAGCTCTTCGCCTCGCCGCAGCCAGCTACCAACGCGGGGTTCTACAAGGCGACCGGTGCGCGTCAGAGCAAGAAGCCGCGGGTGCAGCTgcccgacgacgaggacgacttCTTCATCGTTCCTGATCTCGGCTGA
- the LOC101759001 gene encoding transcription factor bHLH153, producing the protein MMMAEVANHSKRNHTDSYFSGKAVVTTSSEEFGSMISKKPRNTSPRTSPVSPKEKKDRIGERVAALQQLVSPFGKTDTASVLQEASGYIKFLHQQLEVLSSPYMRAPPAAGAAPEDPEHYSLRNRGLCLVPVDLTLQLTQSNGADLWAPANTTRRR; encoded by the exons atgatgatggctGAAGTGGCCAATCACAGCAAGAGGAACCACACCGACAGCTACTTCAGCGGGAAGGCCGTCGTCACCACCAGCTCGGAGGAGTTTGGAAGCATGATCTCGAAGAAGCCGAGGAACACGAGCCCGAGGACGTCTCCCGTGTCACCAAAG GAGAAGAAGGACAGGATCGGCGAGAGGGTCGCCGCGCTCCAGCAGCTAGTGTCACCGTTTGGAAAG ACGGATACGGCTTCTGTTCTGCAGGAGGCGTCAGGGTACATCAAGTTCCTGCACCAGCAACTCGAG GTCCTGAGCTCCCCTTACATGCGTGctcctccggccgccggcgctgcgCCTGAG GATCCCGAGCACTACAGCCTCCGGAACCGCGGGCTGTGCCTGGTTCCGGTGGACCTGACTCTGCAGCTGACCCAGAGCAACGGGGCCGACCTGTGGGCGCCGGCGAACACGACCAGGCGCAGGTGA